The Dioscorea cayenensis subsp. rotundata cultivar TDr96_F1 chromosome 19, TDr96_F1_v2_PseudoChromosome.rev07_lg8_w22 25.fasta, whole genome shotgun sequence genome includes a window with the following:
- the LOC120250309 gene encoding protease Do-like 8, chloroplastic isoform X1, whose product MTVLACIPLPQPVRSRPPRSFGRREVFFDGASSICSRTIALPCSKGEEASIQSLSLQSGHFGGVLGENGSENALVSTRRMFFTSPAVYLCLHCSRYSSALALEDPSVTVEDVTPPVFDSGPLFPSEERIVKLFAKNTYSVVNIFDVTLRPQLNVTGLVEVPEGNGSGVVWDANGHVVTNYHVVGNALSRNPSPGQVVARVNILASEGVQKTFEGKLIGVDRAKDLAVLKVDAPLDLLKPINVGQSSALRVGQQCLAIGNPFGFDHTLTVGVISGLNRDIFSQTGVTIGGGIQTDAAINPGNSGGPLLDSKGNLIGINTAIFTRTGTSAGVGFAIPSSTVLRIVPQLISFGKVVRAGLNVEIASDLIANQLNVRNGALVLQVVGNSLAAKAGLLPTTRGLAGNIVLGDIIVAVDGKPVKSKAELFKTLDDYSVGEKIVLKIQRGSEILELPLVLEETSL is encoded by the exons ATGACCGTGCTGGCCTGCATTCCTCTACCGCAACCAGTGCGCTCCCGACCTCCCCGGAGTTTTGGCCGCCGGGAGGTGTTCTTCGATGGGGCTTCGTCCATTTGTTCTCGAACAATAGCCCTGCCATGTTCCAAAGGGGAAGAAGCTTCTATTCAGTCCCTATCTCTTCAAAG TGGCCACTTTGGTGGTGTTTTGGGTGAAAATGGGTCGGAGAATGCTCTTGTTAGTACACGAAGGATGTTTTTTACAAGCCCCGCGGTGTATTTGTGCTTGCACTGTTCAAGGTACTCTTCAG CACTTGCACTGGAGGACCCCTCTGTCACAGTGGAAGATGTGACACCCCCTGTTTTCGACTCTGGACCGCTCTTCCCCTCTGAG GAAAGGATTGTAAAACTTTTTGCAAAGAACACCTACTCGGTTGTTAACATCTTTGATGTAACATTACGCCCTCAACTTAATGTTACTGGCCTTGTTGAG GTTCCCGAAGGAAATGGTTCTGGTGTTGTGTGGGATGCAAACGGACATGTTGTGACCAACTACCATG TGGTTGGCAATGCTCTGTCAAGGAATCCAAGCCCTGGTCAAGTTGTTGCACGGGTTAACATCCTTGCTTCTGAAGG gGTCCAAAAGACATTTGAAGGCAAGTTGATAGGTGTGGATCGTGCTAAGGACCTTGCTGTCTTGAAG GTGGATGCTCCTTTGGATCTTCTCAAGCCCATTAATGTTGGACAATCCTCTGCTTTAAGGGTTGGTCAGCAATGTTTAGCTATTGGAAACCCCTTTGGTTTTGACCATACTTTAACTGTTGGAGTAATTAGTGGACTAAATAGAGATATTTTTAGCCAAACTGGTGTAACAATTGGAGGTGGTATTCAAACTGATGCAGCCATCAATCCAGGCAACAG TGGTGGACCTCTACTTGACTCAAAAGGAAACTTGATTGGGATTAACACAGCAATATTCACACGAACAG GAACATCAGCAGGTGTAGGTTTTGCGATTCCATCTTCAACTGTCCTTAGAATTGTACctcaattaattagttttggCAAA GTGGTGCGTGCTGGTTTGAATGTGGAGATAGCTTCTGATCTAATTGCCAATCAACTGAATGTCCGGAATGGAGCTCTTGTTCTGCAG GTTGTTGGCAACAGTTTAGCAGCCAAAGCAGGCTTACTTCCAACAACCAGAGGCTTAGCCGGAAACATAGTTCTCGGAGATATTATTGTTGCTGTTGATGGGAAACCA GTTAAAAGTAAAGCCGAACTTTTTAAAACTTTAGATGACTATAGTGTCGGTGAAAAAATTGTACTGAAGATCCAGAGGGGCAGCGAAATTTTGGAGTTGCCTCTCGTTTTGGAGGAGACCAGCTTGTGA
- the LOC120250309 gene encoding protease Do-like 8, chloroplastic isoform X2, with amino-acid sequence MGRRMLLLVHEGCFLQAPRCICACTVQALALEDPSVTVEDVTPPVFDSGPLFPSEERIVKLFAKNTYSVVNIFDVTLRPQLNVTGLVEVPEGNGSGVVWDANGHVVTNYHVVGNALSRNPSPGQVVARVNILASEGVQKTFEGKLIGVDRAKDLAVLKVDAPLDLLKPINVGQSSALRVGQQCLAIGNPFGFDHTLTVGVISGLNRDIFSQTGVTIGGGIQTDAAINPGNSGGPLLDSKGNLIGINTAIFTRTGTSAGVGFAIPSSTVLRIVPQLISFGKVVRAGLNVEIASDLIANQLNVRNGALVLQVVGNSLAAKAGLLPTTRGLAGNIVLGDIIVAVDGKPVKSKAELFKTLDDYSVGEKIVLKIQRGSEILELPLVLEETSL; translated from the exons ATGGGTCGGAGAATGCTCTTGTTAGTACACGAAGGATGTTTTTTACAAGCCCCGCGGTGTATTTGTGCTTGCACTGTTCAAG CACTTGCACTGGAGGACCCCTCTGTCACAGTGGAAGATGTGACACCCCCTGTTTTCGACTCTGGACCGCTCTTCCCCTCTGAG GAAAGGATTGTAAAACTTTTTGCAAAGAACACCTACTCGGTTGTTAACATCTTTGATGTAACATTACGCCCTCAACTTAATGTTACTGGCCTTGTTGAG GTTCCCGAAGGAAATGGTTCTGGTGTTGTGTGGGATGCAAACGGACATGTTGTGACCAACTACCATG TGGTTGGCAATGCTCTGTCAAGGAATCCAAGCCCTGGTCAAGTTGTTGCACGGGTTAACATCCTTGCTTCTGAAGG gGTCCAAAAGACATTTGAAGGCAAGTTGATAGGTGTGGATCGTGCTAAGGACCTTGCTGTCTTGAAG GTGGATGCTCCTTTGGATCTTCTCAAGCCCATTAATGTTGGACAATCCTCTGCTTTAAGGGTTGGTCAGCAATGTTTAGCTATTGGAAACCCCTTTGGTTTTGACCATACTTTAACTGTTGGAGTAATTAGTGGACTAAATAGAGATATTTTTAGCCAAACTGGTGTAACAATTGGAGGTGGTATTCAAACTGATGCAGCCATCAATCCAGGCAACAG TGGTGGACCTCTACTTGACTCAAAAGGAAACTTGATTGGGATTAACACAGCAATATTCACACGAACAG GAACATCAGCAGGTGTAGGTTTTGCGATTCCATCTTCAACTGTCCTTAGAATTGTACctcaattaattagttttggCAAA GTGGTGCGTGCTGGTTTGAATGTGGAGATAGCTTCTGATCTAATTGCCAATCAACTGAATGTCCGGAATGGAGCTCTTGTTCTGCAG GTTGTTGGCAACAGTTTAGCAGCCAAAGCAGGCTTACTTCCAACAACCAGAGGCTTAGCCGGAAACATAGTTCTCGGAGATATTATTGTTGCTGTTGATGGGAAACCA GTTAAAAGTAAAGCCGAACTTTTTAAAACTTTAGATGACTATAGTGTCGGTGAAAAAATTGTACTGAAGATCCAGAGGGGCAGCGAAATTTTGGAGTTGCCTCTCGTTTTGGAGGAGACCAGCTTGTGA
- the LOC120249923 gene encoding pentatricopeptide repeat-containing protein At3g26782, mitochondrial-like, translating into MVFQRVVGFRALYNGSSREPCASWNLAIRRAADTGAPARVLELYRRMRAENVPPDGHTLPPVIKACAQLRDLSAGTELHRDAAQLGVLPNLIVSNSLISMYSKCGCFDLSNKVFDEMRERNVVSWSSMIGACAQHGRPTMALFLFKKMILERIRPNRPTFLNLIPCVSQVEDADELIRFIVEECLDSDLFIKNAAVLMYSRCGRIGIARRLFDGIENKDLFSWSAMIEAFTNADMFDETLKVLRQMMAQCVDPDYVTVLGIIGACSKSTLSSLRQAKFIHRFVVRHSFEQNLMVGTSLIDMYVKRGSLESARRVFDQMQERNLVTWSTMISGYGMHGKGEDALELFYHMKHFFRPDHIVFVSVLSACSHAGLIEGGWQCFNSMTREFGIVPRAEHYACMVDLLGRAGKLKEAREFIEQMPIKPDSSVWGSLLGACRIHPNVELAGLAARSLFELDSKNPGRYICLSNIYTSLGKIDEANQIRNLMRRRGVKKTDGYSVVEVKNKVYKFVVGDQMNPQSKLIYRELAILMDRIREEGYVPNTNFALHDVEEETKETSLYVHSEKLAIVFGLMNSAPDCDIRIHKNLRVCGDCHTASKFISKVTQRRIVMRDSHRFHHFSNGMCSCGDYW; encoded by the coding sequence ATGGTTTTTCAAAGAGTCGTTGGTTTTCGCGCGCTCTACAACGGCTCATCGCGGGAGCCATGCGCGTCGTGGAACTTGGCCATTCGGCGCGCCGCTGACACCGGCGCACCCGCGCGGGTGCTGGAACTCTACCGGCGGATGCGGGCTGAGAACGTGCCGCCGGACGGCCACACTCTCCCACCGGTAATCAAGGCCTGCGCCCAGCTACGTGACCTCTCCGCCGGCACTGAGCTCCACCGAGATGCCGCACAACTTGGTGTCCTCCCGAACCTCATCGTCTCCAACTCCCTTATCTCCATGTACTCCAAATGCGGCTGCTTTGATCTCTCAAAcaaagtgtttgatgaaatgcgtGAGAGAAATGTGGTCTCTTGGAGCTCCATGATTGGTGCCTGTGCACAACATGGACGTCCAACCATGGCATTGTTCCTCTTCAAGAAAATGATTTTGGAGAGAATCAGACCCAATAGACCCACTTTCTTGAACTTGATACCTTGTGTCTCTCAGGTAGAGGATGCTGATGAATTGATTCGGTTTATTGTGGAGGAATGCCTTGATTCAGATTTGTTCATCAAGAATGCTGCAGTGTTGATGTATTCGCGCTGCGGTAGGATTGGGATTGCACGGAGGTTGTTTGATGGGATTGAAAACAAAGATTTGTTCTCGTGGAGTGCAATGATCGAAGCTTTTACAAATGCTGATATGTTTGACGAGACTTTGAAGGTTCTCAGACAGATGATGGCTCAATGTGTTGATCCAGATTATGTTACCGTGCTTGGGATCATTGGTGCTTGTTCGAAGTCGACTTTGTCTTCACTTAGGCAAGCAAAATTCATTCATCGGTTTGTTGTGAGACATTCTTTTGAGCAGAATTTAATGGTGGGGACATCATTGATTGATATGTATGTGAAGCGAGGGAGTTTGGAAAGCGCTCGTCGGGTCTTTGATCAGATGCAAGAGAGGAATTTGGTTACTTGGAGTACAATGATATCTGGTTATGGAATGCATGGGAAAGGAGAAGATGCTCTTGAGCTCTTTTATCACATGAAGCATTTCTTCAGACCAGACCATATTGTGTTTGTGTCTGTGTTATCAGCTTGCAGCCATGCAGGCTTGATTGAAGGAGGATGGCAGTGCTTTAATTCAATGACTAGAGAGTTTGGTATTGTCCCTAGAGCTGAACATTACGCGTGTATGGTTGATCTCTTAGGAAGAGCTGGGAAGCTCAAAGAAGCTCGAGAATTTATCGAACAGATGCCAATAAAACCAGATTCATCTGTGTGGGGATCACTACTTGGTGCTTGTAGAATACATCCAAATGTTGAGCTAGCAGGACTTGCAGCCAGGTCACTCTTTGAATTGGATTCTAAGAACCCTGGCCGATACATTTGTTTGTCGAACATTTATACTTCTCTAGGGAAGATTGACGAAGCAAATCAGATTAGGAACTTGATGAGGAGGAGAGGAGTGAAGAAGACAGATGGTTATAGTGTTGTAGAGGTGAAGAACAAGGTTTACAAGTTCGTAGTTGGTGATCAGATGAATCCACAATCCAAACTGATTTACAGGGAGCTAGCGATACTGATGGACAGGATAAGAGAAGAAGGTTATGTTCCAAATACTAACTTTGCACTACATGATGTAGAGGAGGAGACAAAAGAGACATCGTTATATGTACACAGTGAGAAGCTTGCAATTGTTTTTGGGCTAATGAATTCAGCACCTGATTGTGATATCAGGATCCATAAGAACCTGAGGGTTTGTGGAGATTGTCATACTGCATCCAAGTTCATTTCTAAGGTAACACAGAGGAGGATAGTGATGAGAGACTCTCATAGGTTTCATCATTTTAGCAATGGAATGTGCTCTTGTGGGGATTACTGGTGA
- the LOC120249925 gene encoding gibberellin-regulated protein 6-like, with translation MAMAKLVLLMALTLLAILMVESAVFKDRIGDQEEEYHLDRAQYRSGSLRSYQCPSQCSRRCSQTQYKKPCLFFCNKCCAKCLCVPPGYYGNKGVCPCYNNWKTKRGGPKCP, from the exons ATGGCCATGGCTAAACTTGTTCTTCTGATGGCCTTGACCCTGCTTGCAATTCTGATGGTTGAGTCTGCG GTGTTTAAAGACAGAATTGGTGATCAAGAAGAAGAGTATCATCTAGACAGG GCTCAATACAGATCGGGAAGTCTCCGAAGTTACC AATGCCCATCTCAATGCTCAAGGAGGTGTTCACAGACTCAGTACAAGAAGCCATGCCTCTTCTTTTGCAACAAATGTTGTGCAAAGTGTTTGTGTGTGCCACCAGGGTATTATGGGAACAAAGGTGTGTGCCCCTGTTACAATAACTGGAAGACTAAGCGTGGAGGCCCCAAATGCCCctga
- the LOC120249924 gene encoding zinc-finger homeodomain protein 10-like gives MDPALELKKSLHHSPEIILYRECMRNHAASIGGHAVDGCGEFMPTQSSPLCCAACGCHRNFHRRLSTSSTPVESSSGDDDEQDHPSAPHMLMALSAVAAPKKRFRSKFSPEQKERMLRLSERLGWRMQKKDDLVIEQSCKEIGVDKNVFKVWMHNNKHHFYEASRRTGEVATGGVGDVLNGSSSSS, from the coding sequence ATGGACCCGGCTCTGGAGCTAAAGAAGTCTCTCCACCACTCGCCGGAGATCATCCTCTACCGTGAATGCATGCGTAACCATGCAGCCTCCATCGGCGGGCACGCTGTCGACGGCTGTGGAGAATTCATGCCTACTCAATCCTCTCCACTCTGCTGCGCTGCATGTGGCTGCCACCGCAACTTCCACCGCCGCCTCTCCACGTCTTCTACTCCTGTGGAATCCTCCTCTGGCGACGACGATGAGCAGGATCACCCCTCAGCTCCTCACATGTTGATGGCACTGAGTGCAGTTGCAGCTCCCAAGAAAAGATTTAGGTCCAAGTTCAGCCCAGAGCAGAAGGAAAGGATGCTGAGGTTATCGGAAAGACTTGGCTGGAGGATGCAAAAAAAGGATGACTTGGTCATTGAACAGAGTTGCAAAGAGATTGGTGTTGATAAAAATGTCTTTAAGGTTTGGATGCATAACAACAAGCATCACTTCTATGAAGCATCAAGGAGAACTGGAGAGGTGGCCACTGGTGGTGTTGGTGATGTTCTAAATGGTTCCAGTTCTTCTTCTTAA
- the LOC120249926 gene encoding mini zinc finger protein 2-like, producing MMMNNNMKKDLVMRRCEPMSIGSDRACARRRSAQYAECQKNHAANVGGYAVDGCREFMADGEEGSSSALRCAACGCHRNFHRRVQEHNRSIDCSIRQ from the coding sequence ATGATGATGAACAACAACATGAAGAAGGATTTGGTGATGAGAAGGTGCGAACCGATGAGCATAGGTTCAGATAGAGCGTGTGCGAGGAGGCGAAGTGCTCAATATGCTGAATGCCAGAAGAATCATGCAGCTAATGTTGGTGGATATGCTGTTGATGGATGCAGAGAGTTCATGGCTGACGGTGAGGAAGGATCGAGCAGTGCGCTCCGTTGCGCAGCCTGTGGCTGCCACCGGAATTTCCATCGGAGAGTGCAAGAGCACAACCGATCAATAGACTGTTCTATTCGGCAGTGA